The proteins below come from a single Kitasatospora sp. NBC_00315 genomic window:
- the recN gene encoding DNA repair protein RecN produces the protein MRIRDLGVIDDAVVELAPGFTAVTGETGAGKTMVVTSLGLLLGGRADPGLVRGGAVRAVVEGRIELPAGSPAAARAVEAGAELDDGALLISRTVSAEGRSRAFVGGRSVPVGLLAELGEDLIAVHGQTDQQRLLRPSRQRGALDRYAGESLTGPLERYREVHRSLREVSTTLEELTTRARERAQEADLLRFGLDEVAAAEPVAGEDTELAAEAERLGHADALSSAAVLAHAALAGDPTEPDSVDAGTLLAQARRALDGVRAHDERLAPLADRLNEVGYLLADVAGDLAGYADDLDADPVRLAAVEERRAVLSQLLRKYGGPENSLAEVLVWAEAGAGRLAELDGDDERIDELGARESALRGELAGLAVEVSAARQAAAGRFAEAVSAELAELAMPHARVTFRISQVDDPAGLDFDGRTVAYGTHGVDEVEVLLAPHPGASPRPIAKGASGGELSRVMLAVEVVFAGADPVPTYLFDEVDAGVGGKAAVEIGRRLAKLAESAQVVVVTHLPQVAAFADRHLVVEKTNDGTVTRSGVKVLNDEERVRELSRMLAGLEDSELGRAHAEELLAAARAPRGR, from the coding sequence ATGCGGATACGAGATCTTGGTGTCATCGACGACGCCGTGGTCGAACTGGCACCGGGATTCACCGCCGTCACCGGCGAGACCGGTGCGGGCAAGACCATGGTGGTGACCAGCCTCGGCCTGCTGCTCGGCGGCCGCGCCGACCCGGGCCTGGTGCGCGGCGGTGCGGTGCGGGCGGTGGTCGAGGGCAGGATCGAGCTGCCCGCCGGCTCCCCGGCGGCGGCCCGGGCGGTGGAGGCCGGGGCCGAACTCGACGACGGCGCGCTGCTGATCAGCCGTACCGTCTCCGCCGAGGGCCGCTCGCGGGCCTTCGTCGGCGGTCGGTCGGTGCCGGTCGGCCTGCTCGCCGAACTCGGCGAGGACCTGATCGCGGTGCACGGCCAGACCGACCAGCAGCGCCTGCTGCGCCCCTCCCGCCAGCGCGGCGCGCTGGACCGCTACGCGGGCGAGAGCCTGACCGGGCCGCTGGAGCGCTACCGGGAGGTGCACCGCAGCCTGCGGGAGGTCTCCACGACGCTGGAGGAGCTGACCACCCGGGCGCGTGAGCGCGCCCAGGAGGCCGATCTGCTGCGCTTCGGCCTGGACGAGGTCGCGGCCGCCGAACCGGTGGCCGGCGAGGACACCGAGCTCGCCGCCGAGGCCGAGCGGCTGGGCCACGCGGACGCGCTCTCCTCCGCCGCGGTGCTCGCCCACGCCGCCCTGGCGGGCGACCCCACCGAGCCCGACTCGGTGGACGCGGGCACCCTGCTCGCCCAGGCCCGCCGGGCGCTGGACGGCGTCCGCGCGCACGACGAGCGGCTCGCCCCGCTGGCCGACCGGCTGAACGAGGTCGGGTACCTGCTGGCCGACGTGGCCGGTGACCTGGCCGGGTACGCGGACGACCTGGACGCCGATCCCGTCCGGCTGGCGGCGGTCGAGGAGCGGCGCGCCGTCCTGTCCCAGCTGCTGCGCAAGTACGGCGGGCCGGAGAACAGCCTCGCCGAGGTGCTGGTCTGGGCCGAGGCGGGCGCCGGCCGGCTCGCCGAACTGGACGGCGACGACGAGCGGATCGACGAGCTCGGCGCGCGGGAGAGCGCCCTGCGCGGCGAACTGGCCGGGCTCGCGGTGGAGGTGTCGGCCGCCCGGCAGGCGGCCGCCGGCCGCTTCGCCGAGGCCGTCTCCGCCGAGCTCGCCGAACTCGCCATGCCGCACGCCCGGGTGACCTTCCGGATCAGCCAGGTCGACGACCCGGCCGGCCTGGACTTCGACGGCCGCACCGTCGCCTACGGCACGCACGGCGTGGACGAGGTCGAGGTGCTGCTCGCCCCGCACCCGGGCGCCTCCCCGCGTCCGATCGCCAAGGGCGCCTCGGGCGGCGAGTTGTCCCGGGTGATGCTCGCCGTGGAGGTGGTCTTCGCCGGCGCGGATCCGGTGCCCACCTACCTCTTCGACGAGGTCGACGCGGGCGTCGGCGGCAAGGCGGCGGTGGAGATCGGCCGCCGGCTGGCCAAACTGGCGGAGTCGGCGCAGGTCGTGGTGGTCACCCACCTCCCGCAGGTGGCGGCGTTCGCGGACCGGCACCTGGTGGTGGAGAAGACCAACGACGGCACGGTGACCCGCAGCGGCGTCAAGGTGCTCAACGACGAGGAGCGGGTACGGGAGCTGTCCCGGATGTTGGCCGGCCTGGAGGACTCCGAGCTCGGCCGGGCGCACGCCGAGGAGCTGCTGGCCGCCGCCCGGGCCCCGCGCGGACGCTAG
- a CDS encoding YitT family protein, with amino-acid sequence MATSTTATATNGPRAPLTSALAGRALGRRLPQLLAGLLLYGSSMALMMRASLGVNPWDVLHQGLLRHLGLSMGSWVTLTGAAVLLLWIPLRQRPGVGTVGNVLLLGVAMDLTLRVVGTPGPLTARIALLAAGILLNALATGLYIGARLGPGPRDGLMTGLHRRTGRSLRLIRTAIELTVLVVGVLLGGTAGIGTVAYALAIGPLAQYFLRHCAVPAAVAGAAPPEPSGKPRN; translated from the coding sequence ATGGCCACCAGCACCACCGCCACCGCCACCAACGGCCCCCGAGCCCCCCTGACGTCCGCCCTGGCCGGCCGGGCCCTCGGCCGCCGCCTGCCGCAGCTGCTGGCCGGTCTGCTGCTCTACGGCTCCAGCATGGCGCTGATGATGCGGGCGTCCCTCGGGGTCAACCCGTGGGACGTGCTGCACCAGGGCCTGCTGCGCCACCTCGGCCTCTCGATGGGCAGCTGGGTCACCCTCACCGGCGCGGCCGTCCTGCTGCTGTGGATCCCGCTGCGCCAGCGGCCGGGGGTCGGCACGGTCGGCAACGTGCTGCTGCTGGGGGTGGCGATGGACCTCACCCTGCGGGTCGTCGGCACGCCCGGACCGCTCACCGCCCGGATCGCCCTGCTCGCCGCCGGCATCCTCCTCAACGCGCTGGCCACCGGCCTCTACATCGGCGCCCGCCTCGGCCCCGGCCCCCGGGACGGCCTGATGACCGGCCTGCACCGGCGCACCGGCCGCTCACTGCGGCTGATCCGGACCGCCATCGAGCTGACCGTGCTGGTCGTGGGCGTGCTGCTGGGCGGCACCGCCGGGATCGGCACCGTCGCGTACGCACTGGCCATCGGCCCGCTCGCGCAGTACTTCCTGCGCCACTGCGCGGTGCCCGCCGCGGTGGCGGGGGCTGCACCGCCGGAGCCCTCCGGCAAGCCCCGGAACTGA
- a CDS encoding PLP-dependent aminotransferase family protein — protein MAEWHTTVAPPALARLLAAARLPEPAGHRPAYRTLAGQVRVLVAEGRLPVGARLPAERELAAALSLSRTTVAAAYESLRAEGYLRSRRGAGSWTTLPEGARPPADALHPVPPEEREQVLDLGVAALPAPQPHLGRAAALALEQLPAYAAGHGCYPTGLPVLREAVARRFCERGLATSPEQILITTGAMSALYLVHRALLGRGDRVAVEAPTYAHTLQALRLGGARLVPVPHAWPGGPQQQPLWDLPQWRRVLRGAAPKIAYVIPDFHNPTGALIPEEQRRELLAAARAAATVVLADETTAELDWGLPRGATLPRPTAALDHGAQVVTVGSASKLFWGGLRIGWVRAAPALVRRLASDRVFTDVGTPVLDQLITAALLGEPLAEVRADRSARLRATAAALTTELRERLPGWRFAQPPGGLSLWLATDGVSGSALAEAGEQGGVRIAAGSRFGTDGAFEDFLRIPLTVPAAAVPAAVARLAAVAARAAGGGPWPSGEGRPALAV, from the coding sequence ATGGCCGAATGGCACACCACCGTCGCCCCGCCCGCGCTCGCCCGGCTGCTGGCGGCGGCCCGGCTGCCGGAGCCGGCCGGCCACCGCCCCGCGTACCGGACGCTGGCCGGGCAGGTCCGCGTGCTGGTCGCCGAGGGCCGGCTGCCGGTCGGCGCCCGGCTGCCCGCCGAGCGTGAGCTCGCCGCCGCACTCTCGCTGAGCCGCACCACGGTCGCCGCCGCGTACGAGTCCCTGCGTGCCGAGGGCTACCTGCGCAGCCGCCGGGGCGCCGGCAGCTGGACCACCCTGCCCGAGGGCGCCCGGCCGCCCGCCGACGCCCTGCACCCGGTGCCCCCGGAGGAGCGGGAGCAGGTCCTGGACCTCGGGGTCGCGGCGCTGCCCGCGCCGCAGCCCCACCTCGGCCGGGCGGCCGCCCTGGCCCTGGAGCAGCTGCCCGCCTACGCGGCCGGGCACGGTTGCTACCCCACCGGCCTGCCGGTGCTCCGGGAGGCCGTCGCCCGGCGCTTCTGCGAACGGGGGCTGGCGACGTCGCCGGAGCAGATCCTGATCACCACCGGTGCGATGAGCGCGCTGTACCTGGTGCACCGAGCCCTGCTGGGGCGCGGCGACCGGGTCGCGGTCGAGGCCCCCACGTACGCGCACACCCTGCAGGCCCTGCGCCTGGGCGGCGCACGGCTGGTCCCGGTCCCGCACGCCTGGCCCGGCGGCCCGCAGCAGCAGCCGCTCTGGGACCTGCCGCAGTGGCGCCGGGTGCTGCGCGGTGCGGCGCCGAAGATCGCCTACGTCATCCCCGACTTCCACAACCCCACCGGCGCCCTGATCCCCGAGGAGCAGCGCCGCGAGCTGCTCGCCGCGGCCCGCGCGGCCGCAACGGTGGTGCTGGCCGACGAGACCACGGCCGAGCTGGACTGGGGCCTGCCGCGGGGCGCCACCCTGCCGCGGCCCACCGCCGCGCTGGACCACGGCGCCCAGGTGGTCACCGTCGGGTCGGCCAGCAAGCTGTTCTGGGGCGGCCTGCGGATCGGCTGGGTGCGGGCGGCTCCGGCCCTGGTGCGCCGCCTCGCGAGCGACCGCGTCTTCACCGACGTGGGGACGCCCGTCCTGGACCAGCTGATCACGGCCGCCCTGCTCGGGGAGCCGCTGGCCGAGGTCCGCGCGGACCGCTCGGCGCGGCTGCGCGCCACCGCGGCCGCCCTCACCACGGAGCTGCGCGAGCGGCTGCCGGGCTGGCGCTTCGCGCAGCCGCCCGGCGGCCTCAGCCTCTGGCTCGCCACCGACGGCGTCTCGGGCTCCGCCCTGGCCGAGGCCGGGGAGCAGGGCGGGGTGCGGATCGCGGCGGGCAGCCGGTTCGGTACGGACGGCGCGTTCGAGGACTTCCTCCGGATCCCGCTGACCGTGCCGGCCGCCGCCGTCCCCGCCGCCGTCGCGCGGCTCGCCGCCGTGGCCGCCCGGGCTGCCGGCGGCGGCCCCTGGCCCTCGGGGGAAGGGCGCCCGGCGCTGGCGGTCTGA
- a CDS encoding MOSC domain-containing protein, which produces MNATIAAVSRSAVHGFSKPNEPSLRLLAGLGVEGDTHLGVTVQHRSRVAQDPTQPNLRQVHLIHAELHEELALAGHRVAAGDLGENITTRGIDLLGLPRGTRLHLGDHAVVEVTGLRNPCLQIDAFQDGLLKQVVGRDEAGNVVRKAGVMGIVLADGEVRPGDRIRVELPNAPHEPLERV; this is translated from the coding sequence ATGAACGCGACGATAGCGGCGGTCAGCCGCAGCGCGGTGCACGGGTTCAGCAAGCCGAACGAGCCGAGCCTGCGGCTGCTGGCCGGCCTCGGGGTCGAGGGGGACACCCACTTGGGGGTGACCGTCCAGCACCGGTCACGGGTCGCCCAGGATCCGACGCAGCCGAATCTCCGTCAGGTCCACCTGATCCACGCGGAGTTGCACGAGGAGCTGGCGCTGGCCGGTCACCGGGTGGCGGCCGGCGACCTCGGCGAGAACATCACCACCCGGGGGATCGACCTGCTCGGCCTGCCCCGGGGCACGCGGCTGCACCTCGGTGACCACGCGGTCGTGGAGGTGACCGGCCTGCGCAATCCCTGCCTGCAGATCGACGCCTTCCAGGACGGCCTGCTGAAGCAGGTGGTCGGCCGGGACGAGGCCGGCAACGTGGTCCGCAAGGCGGGCGTCATGGGTATCGTGCTGGCCGACGGCGAGGTCCGCCCGGGCGACCGCATCCGGGTCGAGTTGCCGAACGCTCCGCACGAGCCGCTGGAACGGGTCTAG
- a CDS encoding NAD kinase: protein MSEGRTVFLIAHTGRETALRSVESLVHGLLKAGIRIRLLATEAVDLDLPDGVEQVAAGKGAADGCELILVAGGDGTLLRGAELARDHGLPMLGINLGRVGFLAEAERDDLAVVVERVVDADYEVEERMTLDVVVRTNGDVIHQDWALNEASIEKASRERMLEVVTEVDGRPVSNFGCDGVVCATPTGSTAYAFSGGGPVVWPEVEALLMVPISAHALFARPLVASPDSVLAVEVQPKTPHGVLWCDGRRSVELPAGARVEVRRGQTPVRLARLHRAPFTDRLVAKFALPVTGWRGRAGAC, encoded by the coding sequence ATGAGCGAGGGACGTACGGTCTTCCTGATTGCGCACACCGGCCGGGAGACCGCGTTGCGCAGTGTCGAGAGCCTGGTGCACGGCCTGCTGAAAGCAGGGATCAGGATCCGGTTGCTGGCCACCGAGGCGGTCGACCTGGATCTTCCGGACGGCGTCGAGCAGGTGGCCGCCGGCAAGGGCGCGGCGGACGGCTGCGAGCTGATCCTGGTCGCGGGCGGGGACGGGACGCTGCTGCGCGGGGCCGAGCTGGCCCGCGACCACGGCCTGCCGATGCTCGGCATCAACCTCGGCCGGGTCGGTTTCCTGGCGGAGGCCGAGCGCGACGATCTGGCGGTGGTCGTGGAACGGGTGGTCGACGCCGACTACGAGGTCGAGGAGCGGATGACCCTCGACGTGGTGGTGCGGACCAACGGGGACGTGATCCACCAGGACTGGGCGCTCAACGAGGCGTCCATCGAGAAGGCCTCCCGGGAGCGGATGCTGGAGGTGGTGACCGAGGTGGACGGCCGCCCGGTCTCCAACTTCGGCTGCGACGGGGTGGTCTGCGCGACGCCGACCGGCTCGACCGCCTATGCCTTCTCGGGCGGCGGCCCGGTGGTGTGGCCGGAGGTGGAGGCGCTGCTGATGGTGCCGATCAGTGCGCACGCGCTGTTCGCGCGGCCGCTGGTGGCCTCGCCCGACTCGGTGCTGGCGGTGGAGGTGCAGCCGAAGACGCCGCACGGCGTGCTCTGGTGCGACGGCCGGCGTTCGGTCGAACTTCCGGCCGGGGCCCGGGTGGAGGTCCGCCGGGGCCAGACACCGGTCCGGCTGGCCCGGCTGCACCGGGCGCCGTTCACCGACCGCCTGGTGGCCAAGTTCGCCCTGCCGGTGACCGGTTGGCGCGGCCGGGCGGGAGCCTGCTGA
- a CDS encoding TlyA family RNA methyltransferase, which translates to MARRRLDAELVRRKLARSREHASELIAAGRVTVGGTTATKPATQVETAAAVVVATDDSDPDYVSRGGHKLAGAFAAFVPLGLVVEGRRALDAGASTGGFTDVLLRTGAAHVLAVDVGYGQLAWSLQSDERVTVMDRTNVRELGLEQIGGAPVDLVVGDLSFISLGLVLPALAACSAPDADLVLMVKPQFEIGKERLGSGGVVRSPQLRAEMVRQVAGHAWALGLGVRAVTASPLPGPSGNVEYFLWLRRDAPELDPAEADRAVAEGPR; encoded by the coding sequence GTGGCACGACGCCGACTCGACGCGGAGCTGGTCCGCCGCAAGCTGGCCCGTTCGCGCGAGCACGCGTCCGAACTGATCGCGGCCGGGCGGGTGACCGTCGGCGGCACCACGGCGACCAAGCCGGCGACCCAGGTGGAGACCGCGGCGGCCGTCGTGGTGGCCACGGACGACAGCGACCCCGACTACGTCTCGCGCGGCGGGCACAAGCTGGCCGGGGCCTTCGCCGCGTTCGTCCCGCTGGGCCTGGTGGTGGAGGGGCGGCGGGCCCTGGACGCCGGCGCGTCCACCGGCGGGTTCACGGACGTCCTGCTGCGGACCGGCGCCGCGCACGTGCTGGCGGTGGACGTCGGCTACGGCCAGCTGGCCTGGTCGCTGCAGAGCGACGAGCGGGTCACCGTGATGGACCGCACCAACGTGCGCGAACTGGGGTTGGAGCAGATCGGCGGCGCGCCGGTCGATCTGGTCGTCGGCGACCTGTCCTTCATCTCGCTCGGCCTCGTGCTGCCCGCGCTGGCGGCCTGCAGCGCGCCGGACGCGGACCTGGTGCTGATGGTCAAGCCGCAGTTCGAGATCGGCAAGGAGCGGCTGGGCAGCGGCGGGGTGGTGCGCAGCCCGCAACTGCGGGCGGAGATGGTCCGTCAGGTGGCCGGGCACGCGTGGGCGCTCGGACTGGGGGTGCGGGCGGTCACCGCGAGCCCGCTGCCCGGACCGTCCGGAAACGTCGAGTACTTCCTCTGGCTGCGACGCGACGCCCCGGAGCTCGATCCGGCCGAGGCGGACCGGGCCGTCGCCGAGGGGCCCCGATAG
- a CDS encoding sterol-binding protein, producing the protein MANAEECREALEQLSRNMAKSTGDVRKAAAMDRSLSCWITDLDVTFSGRLREGRIQDVTEAPGAPAERAEIRLTMAGDDLVDLVGGRLNFASAWAAGRVKLEAGFRDLFRLRTLL; encoded by the coding sequence ATGGCCAATGCCGAGGAGTGCCGCGAGGCACTGGAGCAGCTCAGCCGGAACATGGCGAAGTCGACCGGCGACGTCCGTAAGGCGGCCGCCATGGACCGCTCCCTCAGCTGCTGGATCACCGACCTGGACGTCACCTTCTCCGGCCGCCTGCGCGAGGGCCGGATCCAGGACGTCACCGAGGCGCCGGGCGCGCCCGCGGAGCGCGCCGAGATCCGACTGACGATGGCCGGTGACGACCTGGTGGACCTGGTCGGCGGCCGGCTCAACTTCGCCTCCGCCTGGGCCGCCGGCCGGGTCAAACTGGAGGCGGGCTTCCGCGACCTGTTCAGGCTGCGCACCCTGCTCTGA
- a CDS encoding HAD-IIA family hydrolase produces MSDTATTTRRTSPGGSDRPLTEAYDTALLDLDGVVYAGPDAIEHAVESLDAARTAGMRLAYVTNNASRPPKAVAEHLTELGVPAEASDVINSAQAAARLVADKVPAGSKVLVIGGAGLLEALAERGLVPVRSLDEDPVAVVQGFDPTVGWQQLAEAAYAVQRGLPWVASNTDLTIPTARGIAPGNGALVAAVRTATGAEPEVAGKPMPPMHRETVLRTGAERPLVVGDRLDTDIEGAHNGGVDSLLVFTGVTTPAQLLAAPPEHRPTYLAADLRGLLLAQPEVTGSAGGFACGGWTAVVRDGVLRLDGMGEDRYDGLRALCAAAWTALDGTGEGSGADGAVDGRKALADLGF; encoded by the coding sequence ATGAGCGACACGGCGACCACCACCCGACGGACCTCCCCGGGCGGCAGCGACCGCCCGCTGACCGAGGCGTACGACACCGCACTGCTCGACCTGGACGGCGTCGTCTACGCCGGACCGGACGCGATCGAGCACGCGGTGGAGTCACTGGACGCCGCGCGGACGGCCGGGATGCGGCTGGCGTACGTCACCAACAACGCCTCGCGGCCACCGAAGGCGGTGGCCGAGCACCTCACCGAGCTCGGTGTGCCGGCGGAGGCCTCCGACGTGATCAACTCGGCGCAGGCGGCTGCCCGGCTGGTGGCCGACAAGGTGCCGGCCGGCTCCAAGGTGCTGGTGATCGGTGGCGCCGGGCTGCTGGAGGCGCTCGCGGAGCGCGGGCTCGTCCCGGTCCGCTCGCTCGACGAGGACCCGGTCGCGGTGGTCCAGGGGTTCGACCCGACGGTGGGCTGGCAGCAGCTCGCGGAGGCCGCCTACGCGGTGCAGCGGGGGCTGCCGTGGGTCGCCTCCAACACCGACCTGACGATTCCGACCGCGCGGGGCATCGCGCCCGGGAACGGGGCGCTGGTCGCGGCCGTCCGGACGGCCACCGGCGCGGAGCCGGAGGTCGCGGGGAAGCCGATGCCGCCGATGCACCGGGAGACGGTGCTGCGTACCGGCGCCGAGCGGCCGCTGGTGGTCGGCGACCGCCTCGACACCGACATCGAGGGCGCCCACAACGGCGGGGTGGACAGTCTGCTGGTCTTCACCGGAGTCACGACGCCGGCCCAGCTGCTGGCCGCTCCGCCGGAGCACCGGCCCACCTACCTGGCCGCCGACCTGCGCGGGCTGCTTCTCGCGCAGCCCGAGGTGACCGGCTCCGCCGGGGGCTTCGCCTGCGGCGGCTGGACGGCCGTGGTGCGCGACGGCGTGCTGCGGCTGGACGGGATGGGCGAGGACCGCTACGACGGGTTGCGGGCGCTGTGCGCGGCGGCCTGGACGGCTCTGGACGGCACGGGCGAGGGCTCGGGTGCCGACGGCGCCGTGGACGGCCGCAAGGCACTGGCGGACCTCGGCTTCTGA
- a CDS encoding tetratricopeptide repeat protein, with product MSSGQERVGEGGGGVPERGGPGEPTGDVYDWYRRGVRLLAEKHPAAAEQLLVRAAAAEPHSHSIREALARAQFDAGSYAAALENFRVVATADPSDDYAQFGWGVSAARLGDFEASAKHLALAVAMSPETAHYRAALRQTRATLAARAGAYGPLLPGAPGYLEPPRQADGATTRPDDADSGGAGEGPA from the coding sequence ATGAGCAGTGGGCAGGAGCGGGTGGGCGAAGGCGGCGGAGGCGTGCCGGAGCGGGGCGGACCGGGCGAGCCGACCGGGGACGTCTACGACTGGTACCGGCGCGGCGTGCGACTGCTGGCCGAGAAGCATCCGGCGGCGGCGGAGCAGTTGCTGGTGCGGGCGGCGGCCGCCGAACCGCACTCGCACAGCATCCGCGAGGCGCTGGCCAGGGCGCAGTTCGACGCGGGCTCGTACGCGGCGGCGTTGGAGAACTTCCGGGTGGTGGCGACGGCCGATCCGTCGGACGACTACGCTCAGTTCGGGTGGGGCGTCTCGGCGGCCAGGCTCGGCGACTTCGAGGCGTCCGCCAAGCACCTGGCACTCGCGGTGGCGATGAGTCCGGAAACGGCCCACTACCGGGCCGCCCTGCGGCAGACCAGGGCGACGCTGGCGGCCCGCGCCGGGGCGTACGGTCCGCTGCTGCCGGGCGCGCCGGGCTACCTGGAACCACCCCGGCAGGCCGACGGCGCAACGACGCGCCCGGACGACGCCGACTCCGGTGGCGCCGGTGAGGGCCCGGCCTGA
- a CDS encoding DUF1015 family protein: protein MSAPSAESGAESPQGGPGDPGHVATAGLSLSPFRGLRYDPDRVGTLAAVTSPPYDVVDPGRRLDLETGDPYNVVRLILPRPDPEDAGDRPDRDTRYRHAARLLRAWRREGVLVPDPEPALYVYEQRAADDGPDRGRLQRGLIGALAVSGREGGVVLPHEDVMPKPVADRVGLMRTTRANLEPLLLTYRGNGGAAGVVERAVQGEPLLTTTTTDGTHHRLWAVTSPTEIAEVSRDLATCRALIADGHHRWEMYLRLQREHRHLPRSPWDRGMVLLVDTARYPLRVRAIHRVLYRLPVAQALERLREHWQVKEAQGPLPAALEALGELKRHGGNGFVLTGGDGTYWLIGEPDEKLLEATVPAGRPEEWRRLDATVLHATLLDHLWRIPDGPDDIGYLHTAAGAEREAARTGGTAVLLHPVRESVVRRLAEQGVTMPRKSTSFGPKPATGLVLRSLELG, encoded by the coding sequence ATGAGTGCACCCAGTGCAGAGAGCGGAGCGGAGTCTCCGCAGGGCGGCCCCGGCGATCCCGGGCACGTCGCCACCGCAGGGCTGTCCCTGTCCCCCTTCCGCGGCCTGCGGTACGACCCCGACCGGGTCGGCACGCTCGCTGCGGTCACCTCGCCCCCCTACGACGTCGTCGACCCGGGCAGAAGGCTCGACCTGGAGACCGGCGACCCGTACAACGTCGTCCGCCTGATCCTGCCCCGGCCCGATCCCGAGGACGCCGGCGACCGCCCCGACCGGGACACCCGCTACCGACACGCCGCGCGGCTGCTGCGCGCCTGGCGGCGCGAGGGCGTCCTCGTCCCCGACCCCGAGCCCGCGCTGTACGTCTACGAGCAGCGCGCCGCCGACGACGGGCCCGACCGGGGCCGGCTGCAGCGCGGTCTGATCGGCGCCCTCGCGGTGAGCGGCCGGGAGGGCGGCGTGGTCCTGCCGCACGAGGACGTGATGCCCAAGCCGGTCGCCGACCGGGTCGGCCTGATGCGAACCACCCGGGCCAACCTCGAACCGCTGCTGCTCACCTACCGCGGCAACGGCGGCGCGGCCGGCGTCGTCGAACGGGCGGTCCAGGGCGAGCCGTTGCTCACCACGACCACCACCGACGGCACCCACCACCGGCTCTGGGCGGTCACCTCGCCCACCGAGATCGCCGAGGTCTCCCGCGACCTCGCGACCTGCCGGGCTCTGATCGCCGACGGGCACCACCGGTGGGAGATGTACCTGCGCCTGCAGCGCGAGCACCGGCATCTGCCGCGCAGCCCCTGGGACCGGGGCATGGTGCTGCTCGTCGACACCGCCCGGTACCCGCTGCGGGTCCGCGCGATCCATCGCGTGCTCTACCGGTTGCCGGTGGCCCAGGCCCTGGAGCGGTTGCGGGAGCACTGGCAGGTCAAGGAGGCCCAGGGGCCGCTGCCCGCCGCGCTGGAGGCCCTCGGCGAACTGAAGCGGCACGGTGGCAACGGCTTCGTGCTGACCGGCGGCGACGGCACGTACTGGCTGATCGGCGAGCCGGACGAGAAGCTGCTGGAGGCCACCGTGCCCGCCGGGCGACCCGAGGAGTGGCGCCGGTTGGACGCCACCGTCCTGCACGCCACCCTGCTCGACCACCTCTGGCGCATCCCCGACGGCCCCGACGACATCGGCTATCTGCACACCGCCGCCGGCGCCGAGCGCGAGGCCGCCCGGACCGGCGGCACGGCGGTCCTGCTGCACCCCGTCCGGGAGAGCGTCGTGCGGCGGCTGGCCGAACAGGGCGTCACGATGCCCCGCAAGTCCACCTCCTTCGGCCCCAAACCGGCCACCGGCCTGGTGCTCCGCAGCCTCGAACTGGGCTGA